In one window of Henckelia pumila isolate YLH828 chromosome 1, ASM3356847v2, whole genome shotgun sequence DNA:
- the LOC140863587 gene encoding uncharacterized protein — protein MADYDESHDSGGDGRWDGGDGRRHRRGHREERRRVSMHRFMQVSPKPLAGDETPEDAEDWLERMEHCFREFRFTYEEKMETLGFLLKGRARKWWRSTFAPFIAARGAATWDEFCTDFQRLYFPPALRQAKASELLGMRQGTIFIEEYQQKFFVLLPYFPHIAERDEPVLSVQAQASTKPVTSIDWRVCSVCTGGSHEEGFSYTDGSSELIHRHSGVYAAAAALSTAALAVTAVTATDFFSRSFFLTTTCSGAGLCTEPGAVFMDLINKVFCDFLDKFVVVFIDDILLTRKDLPFVWTSECEESFHEFRRHLTIAPVLALPSGSEGFVVHTDASLQGLGCMLSQRGHVIYFASRQLKTHEENYLVHDLELAAIVFALKIWRHYLYCERFVIFTDHKSTSNPVEDALSHKVYVSSLRTSSIARVVEECCSLGFTFRHKKEQQEIRVLSVLAEPALYTCIRESQAVDLKTQKLARLAQDGNTSGFHLQNDGLLCLSGRVVVPDDSTLREEILSQAHRSRFSVHPGRIVMLSKSTHFLPYNRDFTLDRMTRLYVQKVVRLHGFSLSIVSDRDPRFTSRFWGSFQGALGTTLS, from the exons atggcagattacgacgagagccaCGACAGTGGAGGTGATGGTCGTTGGGATGGCGGAGATGGTCGTAGACATCGCCGTGGACACCGCGAAGAGCGGAGAAGAgtcagcatgcatagatttatgCAAGTGAGCCCTAAACCATTAGCAGGAGATGAGACCCCAGAGGATGCTGAGGACTGGCTAGAGAGGATGGAGCATTGCTTCAGAGAGTTTCGTTTCACATATGAGGaaaagatggagactcttggtttTTTACTAAAGGGTCGAgcaaggaagtggtggagatctactttcgCACCGTTTATAGCAGCGAGAGGAGCAGCTACTTGGGATGAGTTTTGTACCGATTTCCAgagattgtattttcctccagccctTCGTCAAGCTAAAGCTAGTGAGTTGCTTGGaatgcgacaggggacgatttTTATCGAGGAGTATCAGCAAAAGTTCTTCGTTCTTCTACCTTATTTCCCGCATATCGCTGAGA GGGATGAGCCGGTGTTGTCAGTGCAGGCGCAAGCATCCACCAAGCCTGTGACCTCGATCGACTGGCGCGTGTGTTCAGTGTGtacaggagggtcacatgaagagggatttTCCTACACTGATGGGAGCAGCGAGTTGATCCATAGGCACTCAGGCGTCTATGCAGCAGCAGCAGCCCTCTCAACAGCAGCGTTAGCAGTCACAGCCGTCACCGCGACAGACTTCTTCTCGAGGTCATTCTTCCTTACGACCACGTGTTCAGGGGCAGGTCTTTGCACTGAACCAGGAGCAGTCTTCATGGATTTGATTAACAAAGTATTTTGcgactttttggataagttcgtggtagtgttcattgacgatatcctg CTAACAAGGAAGGATTTACCCTTTGTTTGGACGTCAGAGTGCGAGGAGAGTTTTCACGAGTTTCGACGCCATCTGACTATTGCTCCAGTGTTGGCTCTACCATCTGGATCAGAAGGCTTTGTAGTtcacaccgatgcttctctccagggtttgggatgtatgtTATCACAGAGAGGTCATGTGATTTACTTTGCCTCTAGGCaattgaagactcacgaggaaaACTATCTCGTACACGATTTAGAGCTTGCGGCCATTGTCTTTGcccttaagatatggcgtcattatttgtactgTGAGAGGTTCGtgatcttcactgaccataaga gcaCTTCTAATCCAGTTGAGGATGCTCTTAGCCACAAAGTATATGTGAGTTCGCTTCGTACAAGCTCGATTGCGCGAGTAgtagaggagtgttgttccttgggtttcacttttCGACATAAGAAGGAACAGCAAGAAATTCGCGTTTTATCTGTACTTGCCGAACCAGCGTTATATACTTGTATACGTGAGTCGCAGGCCGTTGATCTGAAGACGCAGAAGTTAGCCCGATTGGCTCAAGATgggaatacttctggttttcatttgcagaatgatggtctgttgtgtctcTCTGGACGTGTGGTAGTTCCTGATGATTCCACATTACGAGAGGAGATTCTATCACAGGCTCACCGTAGCAGattttctgtacatccaggca gaattgtgatgctatctaagTCCACGCATTTCTTGCCTTACAATAGAGACTTTACTTTGGATCGGATGACACGCCTATACGTGCAAAAGGTTGTTCGTCTGCATGGCTTTTCGTTGAGTATTGTCagcgacagagatccgaggtttacctctagattttggggtagcttccagGGAGCTCTTGGCACTACACTGAGTTAG